In the Oscillospiraceae bacterium genome, CCCTCGGCTGCAGCCAAACAGGCGGCGGCGGGGACGCCATTCAGCAAAGGGCAGATCTACAAAGAGCTGATCAAGTGAGGAACCTTCATGTCCGAGACCACAAAAATCTTAGTTATTTCCGATGTGCACGGCCGCATGCGTGACCTGCGCTGGGTGCTGCAGAACGAGACCGCCGATGCCATGTTTTACCTGGGTGACGGCCTGTATGACCTGAACGGCGCGCTGGAGCTGAACAAGACCCCCGTGCCGTACCCGATCTACCGCGTGGCAGGCAACTGCGATGTGGGGTATCAGGAACCCACCGAGGGTATGGCCCCTTTTGCGGGTGTGCTGTTTTTCTACACCCACGGCCATCATTACGGCGTAAAAATGGGCAGCGAGCGGCTGGCGGAATCTGCCGGAGAGCGCGGTGCCGATGTAGCGCTGTTTGGCCACACCCATCGGCGGGAGCTGGTGCGCGGTGTGGGCACGGCGGCTACGGTGTTTAACCCGGGCAGTCTGCGGGATGGCGGCAGTTACGGCGTCATCAAGGTGACGGACGGGCAATGTGAATTTTCATGGAAGCGGGTGCCGCAGTTTTGAACGAGAGCGTAATTTA is a window encoding:
- a CDS encoding metallophosphoesterase family protein, which codes for MSETTKILVISDVHGRMRDLRWVLQNETADAMFYLGDGLYDLNGALELNKTPVPYPIYRVAGNCDVGYQEPTEGMAPFAGVLFFYTHGHHYGVKMGSERLAESAGERGADVALFGHTHRRELVRGVGTAATVFNPGSLRDGGSYGVIKVTDGQCEFSWKRVPQF